TCCTGCCTCCAGCGAGGTGGGGCGGGGTGCAGGTGGTAGGGGAGCCTTCCCTAAGGAGGACAGCTGGCCGAGGCCTGACCTGAGGGTGAGGAGGAGCGGCTGGCTGACAGGAGGACACGGGGACCCGGGGGTTTGAAGGAAGGCCATGGCCGCAGCGAGGAGAGTGGGCGTGGGAGGAAGTGCGCACGGCTCCTGTCAGGAGTCCGGACCGGATCCTGGGGGTAAGCGAGGGGTGTGAGCTGAGCAGGACTGACAACGCCACGTGTGCTTGGAAAGGATCACCAACCGCAGCGTGGGGCAGGGACGAGCCCGAGGGCAGAGGCCAGGTGAGTGGCTGCCGCAGGTGTGCACACAGGTTGACGAGACAGACAGTAAAGCAAAGGGACCTGGGTGAGGGTCAGAGGTGGGGGAGAAGAAGGGTAGCAGGTTCCAAGCTACCAAGGTAGCTTGGTTACTGGGCAGTGGTGGTGCACCTCCACCGTGGGGAGACCCAGGGCAGGATGAGGAGTGAATGGTGAGGTTATTTTCCCCCATTTCGCATTTCGGGTGCTCTGAGACACCAGGAGCCATCAGGTTTGAGGTCTGGACCCAGGTAGTGTCTCAGCAGTGATGGTCCTGGAAACTTCATGTCTACAGGGCTACCCAAGGTGAAGTTAGAGAAAAGCCGAGGACCGAGGACCAAGGACAGACCTCAAGGTACAAGAGCCTCTCAGAGAGAGGGATGTGATGAGCGGGCCAGTAAAACAGAAGCTGCGGCcggagaagcaggaaggagacTGCAGGTCATGTGGGACTGAGTCTGTTCAAGGACTGAGGAACAGGGAGGTACTGGTGACCTCGGTCAGGGCAGTGTCCCTGGCATGGGGGTGCGGGGGTGGAGCCCCGGGGCAAGGGCTGAGCTGCCAGCAGGGAGGTGAGCAGACCAAGATAATGTGAACAGCCGTGCATGAAGGGGACGCAATATAGGACCCCACTGCAGGGAAACACTGGGTCAGAGGAGGGtgtgtttatgtttgtttgttttgaagagGGGTGTCCTGAGCATGTTTGCTGCTGGGAAGCTCCAGGCCTGATAGGATAATCACAGCCACAGCTGATCAGGGCAGGGCTGGCTGAGGGCACCAGCTGAGAAGCCTGCAGAGGCTCCCACCACCTTCCCTGGCATCAAGGCCACAGAGAGGCAGCTGACCTCCGTGCCCCTCACCGTTCCTGCCAGTGTGCAGGCCCATTCCCATCCTGGCATCATCGCTCCAATACTCACCCTTGAGGCTTGACCAAGAACATCCTTCCCTTCATCCATTCTCCCAGACAGGAGACAGCCTCACCCCACTGTACACAGACGCACTTAAGGCAAACCTCTGGAGCCTGGGGGACACTGGGCCATCTCCTGCCTGGGAGTTTTTGGGGGACTCAGATTACCCCAGGATCCCCAGAGCCTAGCCTAGTCCTGACATACTGCAAGGAGGAAGTGGGCAAAAAAacgctgaatgaataaaagaccAACAGATTTGGGGTGAAAGACCACTGAAGTCCTCAAAGCTGTGTGCAGCCCAGGGTTTCTCAACGCCAGTGGAGATTCTGTcacccaggagacatttggcaacatctggagactTTTTATTGCCATGACTTGGGAGGGAGTGCCACTGGCATCTGGCAGGTAGATGGCCTGGATGCTGCTAGATGTCCTCCAGTGCACCCCAACAGACGAACGTGTCAGCCCAAAATCTCAATAGtgccgaggttgagaaacccGGGGTAGCCCGACCAACAGAAAAGAGCAGTCCCAGGGGGCTTCCGGGCGTCGGTATGAGGGCGCTGTGGCCCCTTCCCTGACACCAGGCCGGGAGGCAGGAGTGGAAGAATAAGGGGAGGGGGCGGTGGTGACCGCAGCATCCCGCAGGAAGGTGCACCCCCTCTGTCTGGGCTGTACCACCTCAGGTACGAGGGCCCGAGGGCCAGGCCTGCCTGGAGCAGAGCCTTACCTGGACCATCTGATGTTCACGCTTTCGCCCGCCACCGCACACAGCAGCCTGGCCGTGTCACCTTCTGGCACCATCACCATAGAGGGCAGCCCTGTGATTGTCAGCTCCCCTGGGCCCAAGGAGGGGGCACTGTCAGCCACCACGCCCATCCTGGCCCACCTGACCTCAGAGGCCACCGGCCACACTCACCCTCCTGCCCGGGACTGCCGCCTTACCCAGAACTCTGAGCTGGACCCAGTGCTGGTCTCGGTCCTGCCCGTTGACTGCAACACAGGTATAGAAGCCTCCATCTTCCACAGCCACGCGGCTGATGACCAGGGAGCCGTCGGACTGCAGCTGGTGTCTGGGGGCCAAGCACAATCAGGTGTCCCCACCCCAAGGTGCCCggcagggggcaggaggggcaggatCTTCCCTCCCCTGGTGAGAGGCTGAGCAGCCCCTGCTGTCACTGGGATCTGACCAAGGGCCAGTAGGCCTCCAGCCCTCAGGCCCTCCAGCTGCTGGCACTCTCCTTAAAGATGCCTGACTTTAGAGCCTGAATAAACAAGTCAAGTTTTCTGATACAAAATAATTCTGGTTTGGGTTTCTAGTTTTTGCTACACTTGTTTACTAGGCTCGGTTCTGGTTCTACCACTAGGAGCTGTGTGGTGTTCAGCTTGTGCATGTCAAATGGGGATGAACTAGCACCCACCTATTTGGTCTCCTCTGCAGGTCACAGGAGGAGAAAAGCCTCACCTCCGAACGGGCCCAGTAAACGTGAGCCCTTGGGATTACGGCCAGAAGTGTGTCCGCCTCTGTTTCCTCGCTCAGCTGTCACCTCTGTTAGCAGGCCCTTACTTCTGTCCGCTAACCACAGTCCAGAAAGGCCCAGAGACCCAAATGCGGTCTGCCCGAGGAGCCCGACGCCACAGCTCCAACCCTCAAGGGGCCCTGGGGTCCTCCTCAGGACCAGGGGGgcacctgcagctccctccccCAGTGGGGGTGCGGCTGGAGGCCGGCCAGGCAGGAGGGGAAAGGAGCTGAACGAACCTGGGAGAAGAGAGGGGCTGCCCATCTCTCTGCCACTCGACGCTTGTGGGTGGGAAGCCCTCAGCACGACAGGTCAGCCGGATCTGCTGGCCTGGATGGGCGTCCACCACCCCAGGCTGGTGCCGGTCCAGACGCAGCCTGCAGAGCAAGCACCCCACGGCCGTGAGGGGGCCCTTGCAGctgcctctcccccactcccacccacgtCAGGGGACGGGACCTCCGCACAGCCTCGTGggccccttccccctctccagccAGATTCCGCTTCCCAACATCACCCCTTTGTTCCGGTTGGGACATCTTGGACCAGGTCTAAAAGACACCTGTGGCTTATCTCACCTCCCCACCCAGAACCTCCAACTGTCCCCCGCCCGACCGACCTGCGCGTCTGCCTCCAAGTCCTTGACTTGGGCACCCCCAGCTCTCTGCGTCCCCTCCGTAAACTGCCCTTCTTCAAGGCCTTCTCAGGCCCTCTAGCTGCCGGTGTCCTCCCCTCCCTCGGCTCCTGAggcctgggccaggccctggctcCGTTCCCCACGACTGAGGGTGGTGGGCGgggtccccttcctcctccagaaGCTGAGCTCCGGGAGCCATgcttccccagccctcccctcacAGAGCCCTGAGCAGGCACCAGCAAGCCCGCTCACAGCACACGCTGGCCTGggaccacccaccctccccctgctCTCCCCAAGACCTCCCCTAACCCCGGCCTCAGTGGGGCAGACCAAGAGCGAGACAGCACTGCACACTGTTACCTGCTCGTGGGCCATGGGTGCGAGGAGGAGACGGCCCCCCGGCCCCCAGAACCGCCCCCTAGGCTGGGGTCCCGAGGACTGTGGCCCTGGGCTGGGTCCCTGGCCTGAGGGAAGTGCCTTGGTTCAGCATCAGGAATCACGGCCACGTCACCCCCTGTCATGAGGCAAGGAGAAGCAAGGGGTGagctgtggggagaagggggtggaAGGAAGGGTGGGCCATGGGGCCCGTGGGGAACCAATGGAGAAATGAGGGCCACGAGGGGCAACACATCTGCCCCAGCCCAGCTGGAGCATGTGGTCCCTGCCACCAGGAGGCCTTGGCCCAAGGAAACACTAGTCCTCCAGTGTCGAGGCCCCCCGGCCCAGGCCCTCCCGGCCGGTACCCCACCCCGGGGCCCATGAGACCCActgcgggggggtggggacagagaccTGTGATGCGAAGCTGGATCTTCTGAGAGCCACGGTCTGGCCTGGTGCTGCCACAGCTGTAGGTGCCAGTGTCCTCTGCCCGCAGGGGGCTGATGACCAGGGAGCCATCGGGCTGCAGCTGGTGCCTGAATGAAGAGAAGGCGCTTGAGCTCTGGGCTCCTGAGGCAACGATGAGCCTGGCTCCTATAAGAGGCGCCGTCGCCCCACACTCACCCGCCCGTCCCAGGAGATCAGAGGGGCTGTGCAGGCTGCACACACACCTGGCAGAGGAGATAGGCCGCCCGTCTTTCTGCCACCTGGCGTGGGGGTCCAGGGAGCTGTCATCTGGGCAGAAGAGCCGCACCAGCTGCCCCAAGGCCACCTGTACCAGGGAGAGCTCCGAGCCTGCCAGGGTGATCctggaaaggtgggagggagggtctgCATGAGTGCCGGGACCAGGGACTTCACCACACAGAAAGCTTGGTGCCCATCCCATCCTGGGCACCGGTGGGGCCAGAGGGTCCCAGGGGAAGCCAAGCTCCAGAAGCCCGAGGACTCAGGAAtccgccctccccgcccccccaatATCCCCAGGCATTGCTACCTCAACCTGTTCCTGCCAGAGCACAGAATAGGCACAGAGCCCAGGGAAtggagaggctgggagagaagCAACACCAAGTTCCCATGGGGAGCTAAACACATGCCTGATCCCTTTGGAattcaaagttttatttattttgtttttaatcttcccAAATCTCATTAATATGACAGTCACAAGACTAACAACAAATGAGACCCACATTAAACCTATGAGATCACATCACCACTTTACAGggcaagaaactgaggcttcgAGAATTTGGATGACTTGCCAAAGGTCATGAAGCTTATAACCTAGGCCTCAACTAGACAGGCCCTGGGCTATACCGGCAAGATCTGCTGGAGAGTCTAGGCACCACCATCCACCGATTGCCTGACCCTAAGCAAGTCTCATATCTCCAAAGCCTgagcttccccatctgtagaatGATGGTAGCAAGGCCCTCCAGTCTGGGCTGTTTGGAAGATTCCAGGTTAGGGATGGAGGGGGGCCCAGCTGACCTCAGGGTTTTAGCTCCAAAAGGCTCAGCCCTTGGGCCTGGGTCCCTAATCCCCCATCCCACCTGGGGAAGGTGGGCCTCACCTGTAGGAGGAGCTGTGGGAAGGTGGCACTGGTGGTCCTGCGTCTCCGCCCAGTCCAGCGGCACTGGGCCCAAGCTCCTGGCCCTGCGGCCCTTCTCCAAAGGCCTGTCTGTGGTCCACGGCCCCCGGCCCAGGCTCTTGATCTTGCCTCCAGAGGCCACCGGAAGGCAAGGGCTTTCTCTGGACAACAGGCCCCGCCCCGTGCCGGCTGGCCTCCTGCTGGTCCCCAGGACCGCTGCTGCCACTGTCTCTATGGGTGCTTTGGCCAGAGGCCCCGGGGTCGTGTCGGCGGGGCCCATGTTGGGGTCCCCGGCAGCTGCTCACACACTCCTCCTCTGAGGCAAAGTTATTGGCGTTGCCATGGCAGCCACCATACCAGAAACGGTTACACTGGCCCACGGAGGCGATGAAGTACCAGCGGGCGGCCCAGTCCGTGCAGGAGCCATGGGCACTGGGCAGTAGGCACCGCACAGGGTACactgagggggcagggaggacgCAGGTCACCGAGACCCAGTAACGAAGCTGCAAACGCTGCCCAGGACGTAGGAGTGAGGCCCTTCCCAGGGTACGGAGCACATCTACACTGGGCCCCTGACCAGCCCTGGGGACAGTCTGTTCACTGCCCAGacctgccctgggctgggaaccCAGCAGCCTCCACAATCATCCCcgtccacctccacccccagaacTAGAGCCGTCCAAAGGTCAGGGCCATGAGCTCCCCGGACAGGCTCCCTCGTGCTCTTCCCCACCTGACCCAGGCCCCAAGGGCGCACACAGAGCAACCCCAGGGCCAAACCTTGCTGTGCTTAGCTCACAATGAGGACCCAGCCCTGAGCCCCCAAAGGCCTGTGAAGATGCCCAGTGAGGGGCCCACCCTTGTTCCCAGGGCCCTTCACCAGCTCTGAATcttctccagcccccagcctgcccATAACAATCACCCTCCTCCCAGGCACAGCCTGCTCCCTCTCCGCATTCAGCTGTGACCACGCTGGCCCCTGCTTAAAGCCCATCCAGGTGCCCAGCCCCCTGCAGACTCAGCCCACCAGCCCACCTGGCTTCCAACGTCCCTGTGATGGTCCCTGGCACTCCACCCATGCACCCGCCTCACAGCCCTCCTTCCAGGACTCATCCCAGGCAGGGTGGGGACACCCCATCCATCCCAGCCCTGACCTCCCTGTCTCTGGAGGGGGCTGAGCCCCGGGGGCAGCACAGCCTTCCTTCTCTGTGGAATCCCCACTGACAACTCTCCCCAACTCCCTCAAGCAACCAGGCGGCGACAAGTGCAAACTGTTGGACACGATAATAATCTTGCACTGTTCTCTGGCCCGGCACCTAGTAGGTGATCAGTAAGTATTTGTGGAAGAAAAGAGCAATAACCAAGGCAGTAGGAAGGTTCTCGGCTCTGGGTGGGGTGGCGAGCACAGTGGGACCAGAGCCTACCCACCAGGAAGGACAGGAAGGGGCATCCACTCACTGTAGCTGGGCTGGCCCACACAGCCTTCCCCAAGAGGGCCCACCGCAGAGGCCATGTTGTCGTAGCAACAGCCGAACTGGGAGACCCGGCACTCGCTGGGCTCATtctgctgggcctggggaggaagCCCAAGGTTGGGAAGTTGGAAATAAGTCTGGCTCTTGGCGGGAACTCTAGGCTGCCAGGTAGAGGATGGCACGAAGAGGGACAGAACAGTGAACACACGGAGCATAACCCCAGCCCTGGGGGCAGATCAGAGGCCAGGAGAATGTTGGCTGAaccccccagctccagcccaggCCTGTCGCTGAAGCCCTATGCCCTCCAGAGGATGGTCCAGTCCAGCCGGCTTCAGGGGCCTCCTTTCTGCAAGGCTAAAGCTGCACAGCCTGGGTCGCAGTGGCTCTGAGCAGGCTCTGGGGCTGGACTCCTGCCCCTCACGTGACCAGACACTTACCGTGGAAGCCACCTCTCTCGACTGTGGCCTGCTCCCGGTGTTGCTGCGTCCATAAGAGCTTGCACAGCCAGCCTGATGGGGCCCCTCGGCCACAGACACCCCGTCAGGACAGCACCCGAACCTAGACAGACATCACACAGCCCTCCCCTCACCACCcagccctgacccccacccctACCAGGGACCCTGAGCTTCCTGCATCCCAGGATCTGGGCTCTGAAGCTCCCTGAGCCAGGGCCTGACCGGGTGAAGATCCGCGTGGGAGACGAGTTTGTGAACCCCAGTCTCTGCCATGTCCACTGGCCGCTTAGAGGCTCCCAGTGAGGGCGACAGGAAAACAATACTCAGGGCTGAACCCTTAGTAATTGAGAGATCTTCAACTCACACAGCCCACCACAAAGCCGAGGAGGGGGAAATGCACCTGAACCTGCCCAGACACCAGGTTCCCAGGGAGTTTTTACAAAATGTCAGCGGTTGGGCGATGGGGCAGAAGAGGGTGTCAGAGGAGCCCACCACTTAGTTCACCTCCACCAACCAGGAGCTGGGAAGGAAGGTGAAAGAAGGAACATATCAaagcaccttctatgtgccaggcaccatgtgaTTCGTTTCAGCCTCACAGGAACCCCAGTCAGTGGCTGTCATTGTTCCCAATTCTCAGCAGAGGAAGCCAAGATCAAAGAGGTTAataacttgccccaagtcaccCAGCACGCAACCGGTAAGCGGCTGAGCTGAGAACCACCCCCAGGCTGCTGGGCGTGAATCTCAGCCCTTAGCACCACAGCCTCTGAGGGACTGGGGGCCTGGTTTGGATCGGAGAGCTAGAATCATAGCCCACTTGCCTTCCCAGAGCCTCAGGCTACATCTCAACAGGCTGACTTCTGCAGAGAAAGCAGGGGGTTTTGCCCACAGCCAGCACGTTAAGGAGCTCAGCGAGAGGAACCCAAGCCCTCGGTTTTGCGCTACCAGGGCAGCTCAGCCTGGAGCTCTGCTAAGCCACCCCACGCCCTCTCTGAGCAGAGACACTGCCCGTGCATCAGACACACCCCCTGAACACACACCTTCCCTCTTCGacctggggagaaggaagaggcacCCACCTGCTCTGCTGACATGAGGCCCCCGGGCAGCCTTGCCACTGCGGCCCAAGAGACGCAGTGTGGCCATCGGGGCAGCACCCATGGGGGCTGTGTCTGCAGTCACGGGGCCCCAAGCCAGACCGCAGGGGCTGCCGGTGTGAGGAATGCCGCAGAGATGGGGCTGGGCCCGGGGCTAGCAGGTGTGGGCTCTGGTCGCCTCTGGGGTTACCCCGAGCTGAGGGTTGCTCCTGGGGTGCCCACCACTGGTCTCTGAAATCtagagagaagaggaagcagaggtcATGTGATGTCTCCACCTGGCTCCTCACCCTCCATCTGTGTCCGCATCAGAcccacctctccccatc
Above is a genomic segment from Tursiops truncatus isolate mTurTru1 chromosome 2, mTurTru1.mat.Y, whole genome shotgun sequence containing:
- the PAPLN gene encoding papilin isoform X12, coding for MGAPAAWAPPGATALAAPRAVPTGPATSGRSSAPSSTARSSRGGGTSGCRTTAVVGCDYNLDSSKQEDKCLQCGGDGTTCYPVTGVFDANDLSRGYNQILIVPVGATSIRIEEAAASRNFLAVKSVRGEYYLNGHWTIEGARALPVASTVLHYERGAEGDLAPEQLHARGPTSEPLIIELISQEPNPGVRFEYHLPLSSPRPGFSWSHGSWGDCSATCGGGQQTRPVFCIIDNEVYPEHLCRHQLRPADRRPCSPQPCPHTKRSLGPTARKRLSPLGWKTGPWTPCSASCEGGSQSRTVYCVSSDGAGVQEAAEDTECAALPEKPPTTQACNLQRCTAWSAEPWGECSVSCGAGVRRRTVTCRGGEGSLLHATACSLEDRPPLTEPCVHDSCPPLSDQAWHVGAWGLCSTSCSSGTRRRQVGCAIGPPGLCGSLQPSRPADVEPCNTQPCHLPPEVPSMQDMHTSPRDPWMSLGPQEAPTSDFRDQWWAPQEQPSARGNPRGDQSPHLLAPGPAPSLRHSSHRQPLRSGLGPRDCRHSPHGCCPDGHTASLGPQWQGCPGASCQQSRFGCCPDGVSVAEGPHQAGCASSYGRSNTGSRPQSREVASTAQQNEPSECRVSQFGCCYDNMASAVGPLGEGCVGQPSYMYPVRCLLPSAHGSCTDWAARWYFIASVGQCNRFWYGGCHGNANNFASEEECVSSCRGPQHGPRRHDPGASGQSTHRDSGSSGPGDQQEASRHGAGPVVQRKPLPSGGLWRQDQEPGPGAVDHRQAFGEGPQGQELGPSAAGLGGDAGPPVPPSHSSSYRITLAGSELSLVQVALGQLVRLFCPDDSSLDPHARWQKDGRPISSARHQLQPDGSLVISPLRAEDTGTYSCGSTRPDRGSQKIQLRITGGDVAVIPDAEPRHFPQARDPAQGHSPRDPSLGGGSGGRGAVSSSHPWPTSRLRLDRHQPGVVDAHPGQQIRLTCRAEGFPPTSVEWQRDGQPLSSPRHQLQSDGSLVISRVAVEDGGFYTCVAVNGQDRDQHWVQLRVLGELTITGLPSMVMVPEGDTARLLCAVAGESVNIRWSRNGLPVRADGHRVHQSPDGTLLIHNLQARDEGSYTCSAYRGSQAVSRSTEVKVVPPALATVPRDPGRECIDQPELANCDLILQARLCGNEYYSSFCCASCSRV